A region of Maniola jurtina chromosome 7, ilManJurt1.1, whole genome shotgun sequence DNA encodes the following proteins:
- the LOC123867019 gene encoding protein slender lobes isoform X1, translating into MDEDAGVRAPVTRLRRRLSVEQTEEGKSPAVNTPTMKRGGRRTAKSELELIDENIPDNTTKKSTTKKTATKDVTLPEEKPVTPARRSARVKSNTSIISETALAVNSPRAIRATRRASLAGSDGETPLTPVRQTRRTRKDSASSVEKEPQLPPKQGIKITDVIVEEPEVNLIKLTPQSEIATDQSSSPNSTRKSPRLLEKKYTSPHKATVETVEESSNAIPVAETTATIPTKNCSIILESISLSSQDTADEPTNKTGAPDGQQNKTPQNRLSIANTKFTKELSAEVTNQENLNKSWSDADDKKTTIKRQRTRSWTTLSASNDSQFYSDNESAKNKIKNSMTSPSLLLNKSGSGDGSSNRSLNQSVSNKSVSKREKKDSVNFVVESINEHSDKITIDNNIENKLENQTLSLYQNNTKNHDTKTSDLLEEEPSGDIKTVIYIEDSDSNSEKINEKTRHENEDQCVPVVEHTGKTSPIKVNLFTSVLDKNEQNIFNNNELTQRKDEPMDCEPMDIDETIPENIIIPEMETTELNTTGKKSTSVHLANLSNEEILNKFEKKSSITQSLDKSEIETKNTLIMSQIKGTSTEDINNAVKTPQDINDKLLSKSVDDLNITQENDIKKNLSLHYSTSTPLQDKNIKKFQGIHDNNSFTSTQNIEIKNINNELSNMSKGQYKNISKTEDSESLEAENLKEAIYTGNAKNKGKDKKSSKKETSIIQSETASASSKEEMETNKNALNENRSKVNDEDILTHKQQNESKLEDVSLDKKSIKLVPKIKHSKKNESSSEESVEEVESDDDAAEKSNLIDYEALDAGYDYESGDSQDESERQYQKDHEILDKGETLTTDEEFSDDSDYEKDSFIVSSNEEDEELLDGSDDDLSMSDKELKMTARSKKKYNERKGKEQREASREMFESRHKLNSSDKSTNSEPSNTKKSRRQQINSSESEEDIKPRKNNRLRLDSTKEASLLADKSEHKISIKKNKQLPDSDSSSDESLPNEREMTICNETIKESDPLLAQIKTEPKTPLRSVNSTIAFIDSEEVDNDRVDKNESTKTQSEFLDPLQATMVSDYDDDSLSSVDENIIQNYDSVLKDLNKSNKVQAKVCDISLNLDSKRKRKEKPAIVDELNLTEVKSDKPKNKQKKEPSTIVNEILPRKDDDEASSDSIDLHLLFSEDSNSSDTSSQQNKMKAAGTDSEEIIPLKRTEAKTDIRESQDVCDKSTNKSLVKTPNSEKKKKRQSEAPFEEQTENATNQSLNISKIKTPDSQKKKTDIKSLTDNPEVKIASKTSKKKHKKTASNSLVVDDKTPSISDNQEASIELETSKKKHKKTASNSNAVDDITPSISDNQEVSIELETSEKKTRKKPASNSFVADETPSIPVDNQEVPNKLDTNEKKKRKKSASNSFAVDETPSIPVEIPQNIETSSKKRKRHSSLNTTKEEILPADVDTAKALNLNESVVAIKKKKRKIATQDEILTVAETVLIAEKHNEPCNKKQDKKSASNSQNSSTKIDETNKRKNKKRKEREDDETSSAKVLKVNIFDKVPRLPPTLLEKLEDVPHKEVPSKKPKLISTTQFHVQETKKRKNKPSNYLEESVYLNESSENRRNKKKHLEKPKVLPFVPTASTSCSGFTTNFKINVLPSDITFGAQSNTVTSFKDNYLYGRKIKKLGTYDLYRKQRNIKLSKF; encoded by the exons atGGACGAAGACGCAGGCGTCAGAG CCCCAGTGACCCGTTTAAGAAGGAGACTGTCTGTAGAACAGACTGAGGAGGGAAAATCACCAGCAGTCAACACTCCAACCATGAAAAGAGGAGGGAGGAGGACTGCAAAATCTGAACTTGAACTAATTGATGAAAACA TTCCAGACAATACAACAAAGAAAAGTACAACCAAAAAGACAGCTACAAAGGATGTCACACTACCTGAAGAGAAGCCAGTGACTCCGGCTAGGCGTAGCGCAAGAGTTAAATCTAACACCAGTATCATATCTGAGACAGCTCTCGCAGTTAATTCACCCAGAGCCATAAGAGCTACACGAAGAGCATCACTAGCTG GTAGTGATGGTGAAACACCTCTTACACCTGTCAGACAAACTCGCAGAACTAGAAAAGATTCAGCATCCAGTGTTGAAAAAG aACCTCAACTTCCGCCTAAACAAGGAATAAAAATTACAGACGTTATCGTTGAAGAACCTgaagttaatttaataaaattgacaCCCCAGTCTGAAATAGCAACTGATCAAAGCAGTTCACCCAACAGCACTCGCAAAAGCCCTCGCCTTTTAGAGAAAAAATACACTTCTCCTCACAAGGCAACAGTTGAAACAGTTGAGGAATCTAGTAATGCTATACCAGTTGCAGAAACTACAGCAaccatacctactaaaaattgtAGTATTATACTAGAGTCAATAAGTCTATCTTCACAAGATACTGCAGATGAGCCAACAAATAAAACAGGTGCTCCTGATGGTCAACAAAATAAAACTCCACAAAATAGACTTTCAATAGCCAATACCAAATTTACTAAGGAACTAAGTGCAGAAGTCACAAACCAggaaaatttgaataaaagttGGTCAGATGCAGATGATAAGAAAACTACAATAAAAAGACAGCGAACCAGATCATGGACAACTCTATCAGCCTCAAATGACAGTCAATTTTATAGTGATAATGAAAGcgctaaaaataaaatcaaaaacagTATGACATCTCCTTCGCTGCTTCTGAATAAATCTGGATCAGGAGATGGTTCATCAAATAGAAGTTTAAACCAAAGTGTATCCAATAAATCAGTTTCGAAAAGGGAAAAGAAAGACAGCGTGAACTTTGTAGTTGAAAGCATAAATGAACATTCAGACAAAATTACTATTGAcaataatatagaaaataaattggaaaatcaaacactatCACTTTAtcaaaataacacaaaaaatcATGACACAAAAACAAGTGACCTCCTAGAAGAAGAGCCGAGTGGGGACATAAAAACTGTGATTTATATTGAAGATTCTGATTCAAATTCTGAAAAGATAAATGAAAAGACAAGACATGAAAATGAGGACCAATGTGTTCCTGTTGTAGAGCACACTGGTAAAACATCTCCAATAAAAGTTAACTTATTCACATCAGTTCTAgataaaaatgaacaaaatatCTTCAACAATAACGAGCTAACTCAAAGAAAAGATGAACCAATGGATTGTGAACCAATGGATATTGATGAAACAATacctgaaaatataataatacctgAAATGGAAACCACTGAACTGAATACAACAGGAAAGAAATCCACTAGTGTCCACCTTGCTAATTTATCCAATGAAGAAATattgaataaatttgaaaaaaagtCTTCCATTACTCAAAGCTTGGATAAAAGCGAAATCGAAACGAAAAATACTCTTATAATGTCACAAATAAAGGGCACTTCTACAGAGGATATCAACAACGCAGTTAAAACCCCACAAGATATAAATGACAAGCTCCTCTCGAAATCTGTGGATGATTTAAACATTACTCAAGAAAATGATATCAAGAAAAATTTATCTCTGCATTATTCGACAAGTACCCCTTTGCAGGATAAAAATATCAAGAAGTTTCAAGGAATCCATGATAACAATTCATTTACTTCTACTCAAaacattgaaattaaaaatataaacaacgaATTATCTAATATGTCTAAGGgtcaatataaaaatatctcaAAAACGGAAGATAGTGAGTCATTGGAggctgaaaatttaaaagaagcAATTTATACCGGAAATGCAAAAAATAAAGGGAAAGacaaaaaatcatcaaaaaaagAAACAAGCATTATTCAAAGTGAAACTGCCTCCGCATCATCGAAAGAAGAAATGGAAACTAATAAAAATGCATTGAATGAAAACCGTAGTAAAGTAAATGACGAAGACATACTGACACACAAACAGCAAAATGAAAGCAAATTAGAAGATGTATCACTTGATAAAAAATCGATCAAACTAGTGCCTAAAATTAAACATTCCAAGAAAAATGAATCAAGCTCGGAAGAATCGGTAGAAGAAGTTGAATCAGATGATGACGCTGCagaaaaaagtaatttaattgATTATGAAGCACTGGATGCTGGTTATGATTATGAATCTGGTGACAGTCAAGATGAAAGTGAGCGACAGTATCAAAAAGATCATGAGATTCTAGACAAAGGTGAAACATTAACAACAGATGAGGAATTCTCAGATGACTCTGATTACGAAAAAGATTCATTTATAGTGAGTTCGAATGAAGAAGATGAAGAATTATTAGACGGTTCAGATGATGATCTTTCTATGAGTGACAAAGAACTTAAAATGACCGCCAGGTCCAAGAAAAAATACAATGAACGAAAAGGTAAAGAACAAAGGGAAGCTTCCAGAGAGATGTTTGAGTCACGTCATAAATTAAACTCTTCTGATAAGAGTACAAATTCAGAACCCAGTAATACTAAAAAGAGCAGACGCCAACAGATAAATTCTTCAGAGTCCGAGGAAGATATTAAACcaagaaaaaataatagattGAGATTAGACTCAACCAAAGAGGCTAGCTTACTTGCAGACAAAAGCGAGCACAAGAtttcaataaagaaaaacaaacagCTGCCTGATAGCGATAGCAGTAGCGACGAAAGTCTtccaaatgaaagagaaatGACTATTTGTAATGAAACTATAAAAGAAAGTGACCCATTGCTTGCTCAGATAAAAACAGAGCCAAAGACACCTCTAAGAAGTGTCAACTCTACCATAGCATTTATTGATTCTGAGGAAGTTGACAATGACAGAGTTGATAAAAATGAGTCAACAAAGACTCAGTCCGAGTTTCTTGACCCTTTACAAGCTACAATGGTCAGCGATTATGATGATGACTCGCTCAGTAGTGTTGATGAAAACATAATACAGAATTATGACTCAGTTCTGAAAGATTTAAACAAAAGCAACAAGGTCCAAGCTAAAGTATGTGATATTTCATTAAATCTTGACAGTAAACGCAAGAGGAAAGAGAAGCCTGCTATAGTTGACGAATTAAATTTAACTGAAGTGAAATCTGACAAACCAAAGAATAAACAGAAAAAAGAACCTAGTACTATTGTTAACGAAATATTACCGCGAAAAGATGACGACGAAGCCTCGTCGGATTCTATAGATTTACATTTATTGTTCTCTGAAGACAGCAATAGTAGTGATACATCTTCACAGCAAAATAAAATGAAGGCTGCTGGTACTGATTCAGAAGAAATTATACCATTGAAAAGAACGGAAGCAAAAACAGACATTCGTGAAAGTCAAG atgTATGTGACAAATCTACAAATAAGTCATTGGTCAAAACTCCTAACagtgaaaagaaaaagaagcgTCAGTCAGAAGCTCCTTTTGAAGAACAAACTG aaaatgcGACCAACCAATCGTTgaacatttcaaaaataaagaCACCGGACAGCCAAAAGAAAAAGACTGACATCAAATCACttacag ATAATCCAGAGGTTAAAATTGCATCGAAAACCAGTAAGAAGAAACACAAGAAAACTGCTTCTAACTCCCTTGTAGTAGATGACAAAACTCCATCTATATCAG ATAATCAAGAGGCTTCAATTGAATTAGAAACTAGTAAGAAGAAACACAAGAAAACTGCTTCTAACTCGAATGCAGTAGATGACATAACTCCATCTATATCAG ataATCAAGAGGTTTCGATTGAATTGGAAACCAGTGAAAAGAAAACACGCAAAAAACCTGCATCTAACTCTTTCGTAGCAGACGAGACTCCCTCTATACCag TAGATAATCAAGAGGTTCCAAACAAATTGGATACCAATGAGAAGAAAAAACGCAAGAAGTCTGCTTCTAACTCTTTCGCAGTAGACGAAACTCCATCTATACCag TAGAAATTCCTCAAAATATTGAAACTAGTTCAAAGAAACGCAAGAGACATTCTTCCCTCAATACGACAAAAGAAGAAATTCTTCCTGcag ATGTAGACACTGCCAAAGCATTAAACCTAAACGAGTCAGTAGTtgctattaaaaagaaaaaacgcaAGATCGCAACCCAGGATGAAATTCTAACAG TTGCTGAGACGGTACTAATAGCGGAAAAACACAATGAACCTTGCAACAAGAAACAAGACAAGAAATCAGCGAGCAATTCACAAAACAGCTCTACTAAAATTG atgaaacaaataaaagaaaaaataaaaaacgcaAAGAACGAGAAGACGACGAAACATCTTCTGCAAAg gtgCTGAAAGTAAATATCTTCGACAAAGTGCCTCGTCTACCACCCACCTTGTTGGAGAAATTAGAGGATGTACCACATAAAGAAGTTCCTTCTAAGAAGCCTAAACTGATTTCTACAACACAATTCCATGTTCAAGAAACAAAGAAGAGGAAGAATAAACCATCAAACTATCTAGAAGAAAGTGTTTATCTGAACGAGTCATCTGAAAATAgaagaaacaaaaagaaacatcTTGAAAAACCAAAAGTGCTACCATTTGTGCCCACCGCTTCAACCTCTTGCAGTGGTTTTACCACTAACTTCAAAATTAACGTATTACCCAGTGATATAACGTTTGGAGCCCAATCAAACACAGTAACCAGTTTCAAAGACAATTATTTGTACGGTCGAAAAATTAAGAAGTTAGGCACATATGACTTGTACAGAAAGCagagaaatataaaattatcgaaattttaa